In one Streptomyces sp. R33 genomic region, the following are encoded:
- a CDS encoding NAD(P)/FAD-dependent oxidoreductase, whose protein sequence is MTAPEDRPYDVVISGASIAGCAAAVLLARRGVRVALLERRSDPAAYKVLCTHYLQPCAYPVLDRLGLVPALEKAGAVHNEARWYTRWGWIEPKAAPGEPRLPYAYNVRRSTLDPLIRAHAADTPGVDLLLGHNVTGLLREGGRVAGVKVNGPDGEREIRARLVIGADGKDSAVAKLAELPTRTHENQRFSYFAHFRNLPLKDGITHSWFLEPDVAYAMPNDDGVTIVAVIPDKKRLPAFREDLEGSFMQFVRDLPAAPDIDAAERITKITGTVNYPLQSRKPVGQGVALIGDAAVTGDPLWGVGCGWALESAQWLADAVGPAATGRGDLDGALLAYAKRHRRKLGGHQHLAADYATARPFNPFERLMFSAAARDDAMARHMHMFASRLIGPLRFLNPIALAKASAVNLRYRGAPAHLSHRAS, encoded by the coding sequence ATGACCGCACCCGAAGACCGCCCGTATGACGTCGTCATCAGCGGGGCGAGCATCGCGGGCTGCGCCGCCGCCGTACTGCTCGCCCGGCGTGGCGTGCGGGTCGCCCTGCTGGAACGCCGGTCCGACCCGGCCGCGTACAAGGTGCTGTGCACGCACTACCTCCAGCCCTGTGCCTACCCGGTCCTCGACCGGCTCGGGCTGGTCCCGGCGCTGGAGAAGGCCGGAGCCGTCCACAACGAGGCGCGCTGGTACACCCGGTGGGGGTGGATCGAGCCGAAGGCGGCGCCCGGCGAGCCCAGGCTGCCGTACGCCTACAACGTCCGCCGCAGCACGCTCGACCCGCTGATCCGCGCCCACGCGGCGGACACCCCGGGTGTCGACCTGCTGCTCGGCCACAACGTCACCGGTCTGCTCCGCGAAGGCGGGCGGGTGGCGGGCGTGAAGGTCAACGGGCCGGACGGCGAGCGGGAGATCCGGGCGCGCCTGGTCATCGGCGCCGACGGCAAGGACTCGGCCGTCGCCAAGCTCGCGGAGCTGCCCACGCGTACCCATGAGAACCAGCGCTTCAGCTACTTCGCCCACTTCCGCAATCTGCCCCTGAAGGACGGCATCACCCACTCCTGGTTCCTGGAGCCGGACGTGGCGTACGCGATGCCGAACGACGACGGCGTCACGATCGTCGCCGTCATCCCCGACAAGAAGCGGCTGCCTGCCTTCCGTGAGGACCTGGAGGGCAGCTTCATGCAGTTCGTGCGCGACCTGCCCGCAGCGCCCGACATCGACGCCGCCGAACGAATCACCAAGATCACCGGAACGGTCAACTATCCGCTGCAGTCGCGCAAGCCGGTCGGCCAGGGCGTCGCCCTCATCGGGGACGCGGCCGTCACCGGCGATCCCCTGTGGGGTGTCGGCTGCGGCTGGGCGCTGGAGTCCGCCCAGTGGCTGGCCGATGCCGTGGGGCCGGCCGCGACCGGCCGGGGCGATCTCGACGGTGCGCTCCTCGCCTACGCCAAGCGTCACCGGCGCAAGCTCGGCGGCCATCAGCACCTGGCCGCCGACTACGCCACCGCCCGGCCGTTCAACCCCTTCGAGCGGCTGATGTTCTCGGCGGCGGCCCGCGATGACGCGATGGCCCGCCACATGCACATGTTCGCGTCGCGGCTCATCGGGCCGCTGCGCTTCCTCAATCCGATCGCGCTGGCGAAGGCATCCGCGGTCAACCTGCGTTACCGCGGGGCTCCCGCGCACCTGTCGCACCGCGCTTCGTGA
- a CDS encoding acyl carrier protein, which translates to MSTDTTYALSAEQDTMLREIIIEVLELEAGELTDTSGFIEDHDADSLLAIEILARIEKDLGVVIPQDDLVEMGNLNGVRAVVTRSLAGGSNV; encoded by the coding sequence ATGAGCACCGACACGACCTACGCCCTCTCCGCCGAGCAGGACACCATGCTGCGCGAGATCATCATCGAGGTTCTGGAGCTGGAGGCGGGCGAGCTCACCGACACCAGCGGCTTCATCGAGGACCACGACGCCGACTCGCTGCTGGCCATCGAGATCCTCGCCCGCATCGAGAAGGACCTCGGCGTGGTCATTCCGCAGGACGACCTGGTCGAGATGGGCAACCTCAACGGCGTCCGTGCCGTGGTGACCCGCAGTCTCGCGGGTGGCAGCAATGTCTGA
- a CDS encoding beta-ketoacyl synthase: MSEPGTRRVVVTGLGAVSSAGIGAAEFTAAIRAGAPTTSEISSFDTTGFPHVHAGEVKDFEPREWLRRIDPGQWGRSSQFAASAARLAVADAGLAEEDLAAARAGSVMGTTSGESAVIEELVAEWAADSLKSMTPGRVAAAPAGRIAVAVNHELGLTGEALTLATACSASNYALGYAYDMVAGGDADYMLAGGADSLNRWAHAGFFRLGALAEEVCRPFDVDRSGILTAEGGVALLLEPYERAVARGARMYAEVLGYSVNCDAEHMVHPDPTSIAACIRDAHRNAGVTPEQIDYICAHGTGTRTNDATEVAAAREVFGDRIPPISSIKSIIGHTMGAASGFGALICCQALYEGFLPPTANVEQVDPALGAGVDPVPGSARPARPQVVENHGFAFGGNNAITILGRVS; encoded by the coding sequence ATGTCTGAGCCGGGCACCCGCAGGGTCGTGGTCACCGGGCTCGGCGCGGTCAGCAGCGCCGGCATCGGAGCCGCCGAGTTCACGGCGGCGATCCGGGCGGGAGCGCCCACGACCTCGGAGATCAGCAGCTTCGACACCACCGGGTTCCCGCACGTCCACGCGGGTGAGGTGAAGGACTTCGAGCCCCGCGAGTGGCTGCGCCGCATCGACCCCGGCCAGTGGGGCCGCAGCAGCCAGTTCGCGGCGTCCGCGGCGCGACTGGCAGTCGCCGACGCCGGGCTGGCGGAGGAGGACCTCGCGGCGGCCCGGGCGGGTTCGGTCATGGGGACGACGAGCGGTGAGTCCGCCGTGATCGAGGAACTCGTCGCCGAATGGGCGGCCGACAGCCTCAAGTCGATGACTCCGGGGCGGGTGGCCGCGGCCCCCGCCGGGCGCATCGCCGTCGCGGTCAACCACGAGCTCGGCCTGACCGGGGAGGCGCTGACGCTGGCCACCGCATGCTCGGCCAGCAACTACGCGCTCGGTTACGCCTACGACATGGTCGCGGGCGGCGACGCCGACTACATGCTGGCCGGCGGCGCGGATTCGCTGAACCGCTGGGCTCATGCCGGATTCTTCCGGCTGGGCGCGCTCGCGGAGGAGGTGTGCCGCCCCTTCGACGTGGACCGCAGCGGCATCCTGACGGCCGAGGGCGGGGTCGCCCTGCTGCTGGAGCCGTACGAACGGGCCGTCGCCCGGGGCGCCCGGATGTACGCGGAAGTGCTCGGCTACAGCGTGAACTGCGACGCCGAGCACATGGTGCACCCCGACCCGACCAGCATCGCCGCCTGCATCCGGGACGCGCACCGCAACGCGGGCGTCACCCCGGAGCAGATCGACTACATCTGCGCGCACGGCACCGGCACCCGCACCAACGACGCCACCGAGGTGGCCGCGGCCCGCGAGGTGTTCGGCGACCGCATACCGCCGATCAGCTCCATCAAGTCGATCATCGGTCACACCATGGGCGCGGCCAGCGGCTTCGGCGCGCTGATCTGCTGCCAGGCCCTGTACGAGGGCTTCCTGCCGCCCACCGCGAACGTCGAACAGGTGGACCCGGCGCTCGGTGCGGGCGTGGACCCCGTACCGGGCAGTGCGCGGCCGGCCAGGCCGCAGGTCGTGGAGAACCACGGGTTCGCGTTCGGCGGCAACAACGCCATCACCATCCTCGGGAGAGTCTCATGA
- a CDS encoding beta-ketoacyl synthase N-terminal-like domain-containing protein — protein sequence MSSATAMVAAEEVASGHAPGRTAALAVTAVGVATPAGLDPVELARAVLAGRQGSADTEGLGDEALPPRGARVVPELQNAFAEHIGRKGNRHLDRTTRLGLLACQFALEGHTGPVGPRTGVVLGTSTGSIRSSSEYSMETLRQDRPYLVNPSLFPNTVMNCAAGQIAIRHGLKGVNATLAGGHLAGVQALRYARNALRQGHADRLLVGGVEEYCAQSAWGWHRSGALGIDAPVGEGAAFLMIEPAAAVHAAGRRGLARILACETAFAGGRGLGDALAAVIGAALVRSGKDPAEVQAVSLGSTGQRGLELVEQRAVRAALGGRLPQRVIRVKDTVGECFSSGGALQIAALLGAWQDQGAAAAGETAVVTAVSQEGQVGCVVLDTNELGTGELGAGGLGAGGLGD from the coding sequence ATGAGCAGCGCCACGGCCATGGTCGCCGCGGAGGAGGTCGCGTCGGGGCACGCCCCCGGCCGGACGGCGGCGCTCGCCGTCACCGCGGTCGGCGTCGCGACGCCGGCCGGCCTCGACCCGGTGGAGCTCGCCCGCGCCGTGCTCGCCGGGCGTCAGGGCTCCGCGGACACGGAGGGCCTCGGTGACGAGGCGCTGCCGCCGCGGGGGGCCCGCGTGGTTCCGGAGCTGCAGAACGCGTTCGCAGAGCACATCGGCCGCAAGGGCAACCGGCACCTGGACCGGACCACCCGGCTCGGGCTGCTCGCCTGCCAGTTCGCCCTGGAGGGGCACACCGGGCCGGTGGGTCCCCGTACCGGGGTGGTGCTCGGCACCAGCACGGGCAGCATCCGCAGCTCCAGCGAGTACTCGATGGAGACGCTCCGTCAGGATCGCCCGTACCTGGTGAACCCGAGTCTGTTCCCCAACACGGTCATGAACTGCGCGGCGGGCCAGATCGCGATCCGGCACGGCCTGAAGGGTGTGAACGCCACGCTCGCGGGCGGCCATCTCGCCGGGGTGCAGGCCTTGCGCTACGCCCGCAACGCCCTGCGGCAGGGGCATGCAGACCGTCTCCTGGTCGGCGGTGTCGAGGAGTACTGCGCGCAGAGCGCGTGGGGCTGGCACCGCTCGGGCGCGCTCGGCATCGACGCCCCGGTGGGCGAGGGAGCGGCGTTCCTGATGATCGAGCCGGCCGCGGCGGTGCACGCGGCGGGCCGCCGGGGTCTCGCCCGGATCCTGGCCTGTGAGACCGCTTTCGCCGGCGGGCGCGGGCTGGGCGACGCGCTGGCCGCCGTGATCGGCGCCGCGCTGGTCCGCAGCGGGAAGGACCCGGCCGAGGTGCAGGCCGTGTCCCTCGGCTCCACGGGCCAGAGGGGTCTGGAGCTCGTCGAGCAGCGCGCCGTACGCGCGGCGCTGGGCGGGCGGCTTCCGCAGCGGGTCATCCGGGTCAAGGACACCGTCGGTGAGTGCTTCAGCTCGGGCGGCGCGCTCCAGATCGCGGCGCTGCTCGGTGCATGGCAGGACCAGGGTGCGGCCGCCGCGGGCGAGACCGCGGTGGTGACGGCGGTGTCCCAGGAGGGCCAGGTCGGGTGCGTGGTCCTCGACACCAATGAGCTCGGTACCGGTGAGCTCGGCGCCGGTGGGCTCGGCGCCGGTGGGCTCGGCGACTGA
- a CDS encoding RNA polymerase sigma factor, producing MMLTQSRPAPVLRELTDVPEQDPGQLVARCLAGSQEAWTALVERYARLVWTVARSHRLSDSDCEEVFQLTWLRVHQNLARMHTPERFPAWLTTCARRESLRQYERTVRYVPVEDMTTLDRDRRTESGPEEALLERESRAEIRAALARLSERDQALLALVSADPAPSYDEVSLRLGIARGSVGPLRGRALRRLAGQLDRERERQAESASARGTHAGWTEPPEGAGQALI from the coding sequence ATGATGTTGACGCAGTCGCGACCCGCGCCTGTCCTCCGTGAGCTCACGGACGTACCGGAGCAGGATCCGGGGCAGCTGGTCGCACGCTGTCTGGCCGGCTCCCAGGAGGCGTGGACGGCGCTCGTGGAGAGGTACGCACGGCTGGTCTGGACGGTTGCCCGGTCCCACCGGCTGAGCGACTCCGACTGCGAGGAGGTCTTCCAGCTGACCTGGCTGCGCGTGCACCAGAACCTGGCCCGCATGCACACCCCGGAGCGGTTCCCCGCCTGGCTGACGACGTGCGCGCGGCGCGAGAGCCTGCGCCAGTACGAACGCACGGTCCGCTACGTGCCCGTCGAGGACATGACCACCCTGGACCGGGACCGGCGCACGGAGTCCGGTCCTGAGGAGGCGCTGCTCGAGCGGGAGAGCCGCGCCGAGATCCGTGCCGCGCTGGCCCGATTGTCCGAGCGGGACCAGGCGCTGCTCGCGCTGGTCAGCGCCGATCCGGCGCCCAGCTACGACGAGGTGAGCCTGCGCCTCGGCATAGCCCGCGGTTCGGTGGGGCCGCTGCGCGGTCGGGCGCTGCGCCGGCTGGCCGGGCAACTGGACCGGGAGCGGGAGCGTCAGGCGGAATCCGCTTCGGCCCGGGGGACGCATGCCGGGTGGACCGAGCCGCCCGAGGGCGCGGGCCAGGCACTGATCTGA
- a CDS encoding 4'-phosphopantetheinyl transferase superfamily protein encodes MTSAHPAPGTGELHTWWLSVPPPGATPRPGLHPSDEDGNGDGDGQRQWQRATRPGRSLHRHRRAFAHAGLRLLLAGYLPASRGEPTPARAACPVCAGPHGRPYVSNDQGLEFSMSHSGDGVLYAFTTGGAVGVDVESGPVLDRTRHTVSRWLAPHELRAIEAAPEGERPAAFLRTWVRREAWLKAAGTGLAHGMGPAPVQVPGGPQIIDLEVPDGYTASAAAPAGTRHIRHRRIPPGRILDTAV; translated from the coding sequence GTGACCTCCGCGCACCCGGCGCCCGGCACGGGCGAACTGCACACGTGGTGGCTCTCCGTGCCGCCGCCGGGCGCGACCCCACGGCCCGGTCTGCACCCGAGCGACGAAGACGGCAACGGCGACGGCGACGGACAGCGGCAGTGGCAGCGGGCCACCCGGCCGGGCCGGTCCCTGCACCGCCACCGCCGGGCCTTCGCACACGCCGGTCTGCGCCTGCTGCTCGCCGGCTACCTCCCCGCCTCACGCGGGGAGCCGACACCGGCCCGCGCGGCGTGCCCCGTCTGCGCAGGACCCCACGGCCGCCCGTACGTCAGCAACGACCAGGGCCTCGAATTCTCCATGTCCCACTCCGGCGACGGCGTGCTCTACGCCTTCACGACGGGCGGCGCCGTCGGCGTGGACGTGGAATCCGGTCCCGTCCTGGACCGCACGCGGCACACCGTGTCCCGGTGGCTCGCCCCCCACGAGCTCCGCGCCATCGAAGCCGCGCCCGAGGGCGAGCGGCCCGCGGCGTTCCTGCGTACCTGGGTGCGCCGGGAGGCATGGCTCAAGGCCGCCGGAACGGGGCTGGCGCACGGAATGGGGCCCGCGCCCGTCCAGGTGCCGGGCGGGCCGCAGATCATCGATCTCGAAGTCCCCGACGGGTACACGGCCAGTGCCGCCGCCCCCGCCGGCACGCGTCACATCCGCCACAGACGGATACCGCCGGGACGGATACTCGACACGGCGGTATGA
- the fabG gene encoding 3-oxoacyl-[acyl-carrier-protein] reductase: MPQRSGRLVIVTGGSRGIGRAIAVQLAAEGYDIAFCGRSASAASEETAELVRAQGANCFHEPCDVADHQSVETFVKRAEAALGPAYGLVNSAGIVKDNHLVMMPVDDWQSVIDTNLTGTFNFCRTVGFGMLKRRAGAIVNISSVAGVYGHATQANYAASKGGVNSLSRTLAKELARHGIRVNVVAPGFIETDMTDQLSEKATKEALASVPLRRFGTAREVADLTAFLLSDKASYITGQVLQVDGGVAL, encoded by the coding sequence ATGCCGCAGCGCTCTGGCCGTCTCGTCATCGTCACCGGAGGATCACGCGGTATCGGCCGTGCGATCGCCGTCCAACTCGCCGCCGAGGGATACGACATCGCCTTCTGCGGCCGCAGCGCGTCCGCCGCCTCGGAGGAGACCGCCGAACTCGTCAGGGCCCAAGGGGCGAACTGCTTCCACGAGCCCTGCGACGTCGCCGACCACCAGTCCGTCGAAACCTTCGTCAAGCGCGCGGAGGCCGCCCTCGGCCCGGCCTACGGGCTGGTCAACTCCGCCGGGATCGTCAAGGACAACCACCTGGTGATGATGCCGGTCGACGACTGGCAGAGCGTGATCGACACCAACCTCACCGGAACCTTCAACTTCTGCCGCACCGTCGGCTTCGGGATGCTCAAGCGGCGCGCCGGCGCGATCGTCAACATCTCCTCGGTCGCCGGCGTCTACGGACACGCCACCCAGGCCAACTACGCCGCGTCCAAGGGCGGTGTGAACAGCCTGAGCCGCACCCTCGCCAAGGAACTCGCCCGTCACGGCATCCGTGTCAACGTGGTCGCCCCCGGCTTCATCGAGACCGACATGACGGACCAGCTCAGCGAGAAGGCGACCAAGGAAGCCCTCGCATCGGTACCGCTGCGACGCTTCGGCACCGCCCGGGAAGTCGCCGACCTCACCGCCTTCCTGCTCTCCGACAAGGCCTCCTACATCACCGGCCAGGTGCTGCAAGTGGACGGCGGCGTGGCGTTGTGA
- a CDS encoding ester cyclase, whose amino-acid sequence MPSTATTPRQHDRHTELWDKWMELWNGRRERADEILAPGFVLHLPQYGMPDPATLRTSEQFVAWIDAFRSSYENARIRTDLGPFADGDHVIGRWIFQGSWQHGRPAGVTAAPGTPVTLRGADILRLDDTGRIAEYWLSDDLLDVYVGLGAPLPSP is encoded by the coding sequence ATGCCCAGCACTGCGACCACTCCGCGGCAGCACGACCGGCACACCGAGCTGTGGGACAAGTGGATGGAACTCTGGAACGGCCGACGGGAACGGGCCGACGAGATCCTCGCCCCCGGCTTCGTCCTGCACCTCCCGCAGTACGGAATGCCCGACCCGGCCACCCTCCGCACGTCCGAGCAGTTCGTCGCCTGGATCGACGCCTTCCGCTCGTCCTACGAGAACGCCCGTATCCGGACGGACCTGGGGCCGTTCGCCGACGGCGACCACGTCATCGGCCGGTGGATCTTCCAGGGCAGCTGGCAGCACGGCCGGCCCGCCGGAGTCACCGCCGCCCCGGGGACCCCGGTCACCCTGCGCGGCGCCGACATCCTCCGCCTCGACGACACCGGACGCATCGCCGAGTACTGGCTCTCCGACGATCTGCTCGACGTGTACGTGGGCCTCGGCGCCCCGCTGCCCAGCCCCTGA
- a CDS encoding DHA2 family efflux MFS transporter permease subunit produces MSTHPVTERPAPAAPGRTPRRDWRRILAAGTISAGIIVSTLDLTIVNVAFPAIGADFTGASVADLSWILNGYAIVFAALLIPAGRFADRFGMKNVFLTGLLLFTLASGLCAVSGSVEMLNAARVLQAVGAAALGPTSMGLLMVTYGPEQRAKAMRVWATAAGVAAASGPLVGGVLVNVSWPWIFLVNLPIGVVALVVGGKVLASGRGPAGQRRPMPDLLGSVLLAGGIGLLSLGIIKAPDWGWTSARVLGCLAAAVVLVAALLFRSGRHASPVIDLALLRIRDFSIANLAAALYYMSFAATVLSVSLWCQNVWGWSALSTGLAMAPGNLLLPFLSVLSGKLVARIGQVLSIVLGSTVIAIGAAWWALVISVESNYLLGMLPGVLLTRIGMGLSLAPLMGASTRDLPPTAVATGSGLNNMFRQVGFVLGVSILVVLIGNPVGSDAALTAFRYGWWFTAAASAATALVALVLRSDRPKAG; encoded by the coding sequence ATGAGCACCCACCCCGTGACCGAACGGCCGGCCCCCGCAGCGCCCGGCCGGACCCCGCGCCGCGACTGGCGCCGCATCCTGGCCGCCGGCACGATCTCGGCGGGCATCATCGTCTCCACCCTCGACCTGACCATCGTCAACGTCGCCTTCCCCGCCATCGGCGCCGACTTCACGGGCGCGTCCGTAGCCGACCTGTCCTGGATCCTCAACGGCTACGCGATCGTCTTCGCGGCATTGCTGATCCCCGCGGGCCGGTTCGCCGACCGCTTCGGCATGAAGAACGTCTTCCTGACCGGCCTCCTCCTGTTCACCCTCGCCTCCGGACTGTGCGCCGTGTCCGGATCGGTGGAGATGCTCAACGCCGCCCGCGTGCTCCAGGCCGTCGGCGCCGCCGCGCTCGGCCCCACCTCCATGGGGCTGCTGATGGTCACCTACGGACCCGAGCAACGCGCCAAGGCCATGCGGGTCTGGGCCACCGCCGCCGGCGTCGCCGCGGCATCGGGGCCCCTCGTCGGCGGCGTCCTCGTCAACGTCTCCTGGCCGTGGATCTTCCTGGTGAACCTCCCGATCGGCGTGGTCGCCCTCGTCGTCGGCGGCAAGGTGCTCGCCTCCGGACGGGGCCCCGCCGGACAGCGCCGGCCGATGCCCGACCTCCTCGGCTCCGTACTGCTCGCCGGCGGCATCGGACTGCTGTCCCTCGGCATCATCAAGGCACCCGACTGGGGCTGGACCTCGGCCCGGGTCCTCGGCTGCCTGGCCGCCGCCGTGGTCCTCGTCGCCGCACTGCTCTTCCGCTCCGGCCGGCATGCCAGCCCGGTCATCGACCTCGCCCTGCTGCGGATCCGCGACTTCTCCATCGCCAACCTCGCCGCCGCGCTGTACTACATGAGCTTCGCCGCCACCGTCCTGTCCGTGTCGCTGTGGTGCCAGAACGTCTGGGGATGGTCGGCGCTCTCCACCGGCCTGGCCATGGCGCCGGGCAACCTGCTGCTGCCGTTCCTGTCGGTGCTGTCCGGCAAGCTCGTGGCGCGGATCGGGCAGGTGCTCTCGATCGTCCTCGGGTCAACGGTCATCGCGATCGGCGCCGCCTGGTGGGCCCTCGTCATATCCGTGGAGTCCAACTACCTGCTGGGCATGCTCCCCGGCGTCCTGCTCACCCGGATCGGCATGGGCCTGTCCCTCGCCCCGCTGATGGGCGCCAGCACCCGCGACCTCCCTCCGACCGCCGTGGCCACCGGCTCCGGCCTGAACAACATGTTCCGTCAGGTCGGCTTCGTGCTCGGGGTGTCGATCCTGGTGGTGCTCATCGGCAACCCGGTCGGCTCCGACGCCGCACTGACCGCGTTCCGCTACGGCTGGTGGTTCACCGCCGCGGCATCGGCTGCCACCGCCCTCGTCGCCCTGGTGCTCCGGTCCGATCGCCCCAAGGCCGGCTGA
- a CDS encoding ester cyclase, with protein MSGSAPATTSPEAARALWAKWNALWNGELDFSRADEVLADKFTVHGTSLAGRMKTANVDQIVDRAGLVAWIQGTRGALEELHFTDEPGPIVDGDMVAGRYRATAVHRGGTPGATAPIGTPTEHVGINILRIEDGRFTEYWTVADTLGLLTQLGLIKD; from the coding sequence ATGTCCGGATCCGCTCCCGCCACCACGTCCCCCGAGGCCGCCCGCGCCCTGTGGGCGAAGTGGAACGCCCTCTGGAACGGCGAGCTCGACTTCTCCCGCGCCGACGAGGTGCTCGCCGACAAGTTCACCGTCCACGGCACCAGCCTCGCGGGCCGCATGAAGACGGCGAACGTCGACCAGATCGTGGACCGCGCGGGTCTGGTCGCCTGGATCCAGGGCACCCGCGGGGCGCTTGAGGAACTGCACTTCACCGACGAGCCCGGTCCGATCGTCGACGGCGATATGGTCGCCGGCCGCTACCGGGCGACCGCCGTGCACCGGGGCGGCACCCCGGGCGCCACCGCTCCGATCGGCACGCCGACCGAGCACGTGGGCATCAACATCCTCCGCATCGAAGACGGCCGCTTCACCGAGTACTGGACCGTCGCCGACACCCTCGGGCTCCTCACGCAGCTCGGCCTCATCAAGGACTGA
- a CDS encoding TetR/AcrR family transcriptional regulator, giving the protein MQRMTGADRRKQILGIASEEFARTGFYGTSVEVIARAADISNPYVFRLFGTKRGLFIAVVEAMFDEIVENFNRAAAELGGTDALIAMGEMYRTLVREDRTFLLIQLHGFAACDDPEIRAAVQTGFGRMWHAVQSRSGADDVTVKQFLSLGMMLNDMAAMDLWNLNEPWAEACVAVLPVENWSP; this is encoded by the coding sequence ATGCAGAGAATGACGGGCGCCGATCGGCGGAAGCAGATCTTGGGAATCGCCTCTGAAGAATTTGCCCGAACCGGCTTCTACGGAACATCGGTCGAAGTAATTGCCCGGGCAGCCGACATCAGCAACCCTTACGTATTCCGGCTCTTCGGAACGAAGCGTGGTCTCTTCATCGCAGTTGTCGAGGCGATGTTCGACGAGATCGTCGAGAACTTCAACCGGGCCGCCGCCGAACTCGGAGGTACGGACGCCCTGATTGCGATGGGCGAGATGTACCGCACGCTCGTCCGCGAGGACCGCACGTTCCTGCTGATTCAGCTGCACGGTTTCGCGGCGTGCGACGACCCCGAGATCCGGGCCGCCGTCCAGACCGGGTTCGGCCGCATGTGGCATGCGGTCCAGAGCAGGTCCGGGGCGGACGACGTCACGGTCAAGCAGTTCCTGTCCCTGGGAATGATGCTCAACGACATGGCCGCCATGGACCTGTGGAACCTGAACGAGCCCTGGGCCGAGGCCTGCGTGGCGGTGCTGCCCGTCGAGAACTGGTCGCCCTGA